The Paramisgurnus dabryanus chromosome 3, PD_genome_1.1, whole genome shotgun sequence genome includes a window with the following:
- the LOC135733069 gene encoding histo-blood group ABO system transferase-like: protein MTPWLAPIVWEGTFNPTLIDSIYKQQNITIATTVFALGKYIRFLRDFLESAEQHFFVGFRVHYYLFTDQPEAIPDVKLGEERQLRVRTVPRMDRWQDITMGRMGMVAKLTESELANEADYIFCLDVDTKFYARWSVEALGSLVGVIHPWFYNYRRDQFTYERRPESQAFIQAEEGDFYYAGGTFGGSVQEVHKLTRTCSEQQSIDAAKSIEAIWHDESHLNKYFLYNKPTKVLSPEYLWRNIDARTNEVTIIRFCSVDKNSEEVRSNL from the exons ATGACACCATGGTTGGCGCCCATTGTTTGGGAGGGAACCTTTAATCCTACACTGATCGACTCTATCtacaaacaacaaaatatcACTATAGCCACTACAGTTTTTGCTTTGGGAAA aTATATACGTTTTCTCAGAGATTTTCTGGAGTCAGCTGAGCAGCATTTTTTTGTTGGATTTCGGGTGCATTATTACTTGTTCACAGATCAACCAGAAGCAATTCCTGATGTAAAGCTCGGTGAAGAACGTCAGCTGAGAGTGCGGACAGTCCCGAGAATGGATAGGTGGCAGGACATTACTATGGGAAGGATGGGAATGGTGGCAAAACTAACTGAGAGTGAACTGGCAAATGAGGCTGACTACATTTTCTGCCTTGATGTGGATACAAAGTTTTATGCCCGCTGGAGTGTGGAGGCTTTAGGCAGTCTTGTAGGAGTGATTCATCCTTGGTTCTATAATTATCGAAGGGATCAATTTACCTATGAACGTAGACCAGAGTCACAAGCATTTATTCAGGCTGAAGAAGGTGATTTTTATTACGCTGGTGGTACGTTTGGTGGCTCAGTGCAAGAAGTGCATAAGCTCACCAGAACTTGCAGTGAGCAGCAGAGTATTGATGCTGCCAAGTCCATTGAGGCAATATGGCACGATGAATCTCACTTAAACAAGTATTTTCTTTACAATAAGCCCACTAAGGTGCTCTCACCTGAGTATCTGTGGAGAAATATTGATGCCAGAACTAATGAGGTGACAATAATACGCTTCTGTAGTGTAGATAAAAATAGTGAAGAGGTTCGCTCAAACTTATAA